CGGTCGTGTCCGCGGCCGACACGGCCCCGGCGCAGCTCGACGAGATCCTCGACGCACTCGGCGAGCGGGTCACGATCTTCGTCGACGACGCCGAGCAGTGGAAGAACGCGCCGATCGAACATGCGCTCAGCGGGGTCAAGCATCGTGCCTCGTTCGTCGTCGCCGCCGATACGGAATCGGTGTCGACCCTGTTCGGCGGGCCCCTCGTCGAGGCGAAGAAGGCGCGGCGTGCGCTCGTGCTGCGCCCCGAGTCATCCGTCATGGGTACGCAGGTGATCGGCAGCCCGATCCCGAAGTTCATGCTGGGTCGCGGCTCGGCTGGTGGCGGCGTCTTCACGACCCCTGCGGGCTGGATGCCGGTGCGGGTGCCCGACATCCGGCAGTGACGGCGGCGGTGTCGCGCCGCCGTACACTGGATGCCGGAACAGGGGGTCGATACCCCGATCACCGAGGAAGGGAAGTTCGCCGTGGCCTCCACGCGTTGCGTCTACTGCGATGCGACCCTGCAGCCGAACAGCATGTTCTGTCTCGAATGCGGACAGCTGATCCCGCAGTCAGAGAAGCCCCCGGTGCCGGCGCAGTTCTCGCCCGGGGCCGCTTCGGCGCCCGCCGTCCAGCACCAGGCCGCTCCCCGCGCGACCTCGGCCGTCGACCCGGTGCCGCTTCCCGGAACGCTTCCGTGGCAGCAGCGCGGCACCGCTGAGCCCGATGCGCCCGTGGCCAAGGCCGCCCCGGTCGAGGTGCGCCAGCACCTCAGCCGTGCCGAGCTCGTGTTCTCCACGGGGCAGCGCGTCCGGATCGCAGGCAACGCCGTCATCGGTCGGAAGCCCGCGCAGACAGCGCAGGCGACCGGCGCGCAGGCGATCGAGGTCGAGGACGACACGCGCTCGATGTCGCGGGTGCACCTGTTCCTCGAGTTGAACGACGGCGTGCTCGTCGCCGGCGATGCCGGGTCGAGCAACGGCTCCGGCGTGCAGCGCGACGGCGTGCTCACGCCGCTCGAGAGCGGCGGCCCCAAGGTCGAGGTGCATCCGGGCGACACCGTGTGGGTCGGCGACGTGAA
The DNA window shown above is from Agromyces cerinus and carries:
- a CDS encoding FHA domain-containing protein: MPAQFSPGAASAPAVQHQAAPRATSAVDPVPLPGTLPWQQRGTAEPDAPVAKAAPVEVRQHLSRAELVFSTGQRVRIAGNAVIGRKPAQTAQATGAQAIEVEDDTRSMSRVHLFLELNDGVLVAGDAGSSNGSGVQRDGVLTPLESGGPKVEVHPGDTVWVGDVNFVIHSA